In Actinomycetes bacterium, the DNA window GCACCGACCACAGCCGGGGTCCGAACCCGACGAAGAACTCCGACACCTTCATGCCGTAGTGCCGCGCCGTCTTGTAGTGGCCCCACTCGTGGATCATCACCGAGACGAGCAGTGCGACGACGAACGCCAAGACGCCGATCGTGGTGGTCATGCGGTGACTCTCCCGGTCATCACGGTGATCTCACGGGCGCGGGAACGGGCCCACGCGTCCGCCTCCATGACGTCGTCGAACGTCAGATCGTTCCCTGCAGCCACCGGACGGGTGATGTGCTCCTCCAGCACCCGGGCCACCGTGTCCACGATCCCGGTGAACGGCAGCGCCCCGGCCAGGAACGCCGCGACCGCCACCTCGTCGGCTCCGTTGTACACAGCGGGCGCCACGCCGCCGGCCCGGCCGGCGGCTCTGGCCAGCGCGACGGCGGGGAACGCCTCCTCGTCCAGCGGGAAGAACTCCCAGCGCGCGGCCGTCGTCCAGTCACAGGACGGCACCGCCTCTGGGACCCGGTCCGGCCAGCCCAGGCCCAGCGCGATCGGCAGCCGCATGTCCGGCGGGCTGGCCTGCGCGAGCGTGGACCCGTCGGTGAACTCGACCATCGAGTGCACGATCGACTGCGGGTGGACGACGACCTCGATGGCGTCCAGCGGGACGTCGAACAGCAGGTGCGCCTCGATCAGCTCCAGCCCCTTGTTCACCAGGGTGGCGCTGTTGACCGTGACGAGGGGGCCCATCGACCAGGTGGGGTGAGCCAGCGCCTGCTCGGGGGTCACGCCGGCCAGCTCGGCCCGGCTGCGCCCGCGGAACGGACCGCCGGACGCGGTCAGCACCAGCCGGCGGACCTCGTCGGCCCGCCCGCACCGCAGGCACTGGGCCAGGGCCGAGTGCTCGGAGTCCACCGGCACGATCTGACCGGGCTTCGCGCGCTGCTTGACGAGCGGGCCGCCAATGATCAGCGACTCCTTGTTGGCCAGCGCCAGCGTGTGACCGGCGTCCAGGGCGGCCAGGGTGGCGGCCAGCCCGGCCGCGCCGGGCAGCCCGTTGAGGACGACGTCCGCGGGCCAGGCGGCCAGCTCGGCGGTGGCGTCCGAGCCGGCCAGCACCTTCGGCAGCCGGGCCATGCCCCGCTCCCAGCCGTGCGCCGTGGCGGCCGCGTACAGGGCGTTCTGCAGGTCCCGCGCCACGGTCGGCCTGGCCACGGCGACGACGTCGACGTCCAGCTCGAGGGCCTGCTCGGCGAGCAGGTCGACGCTCGCGGGCGAGCCACCACCGGCGGCCAGGCCCACCACCCGGAACCGGTCCGGGTTGCGCCGGACGACGTCCACCGCCTGGGTGCCGATCGAGCCCGTGGACCCGAGCAGCACGACGTCGCGGCGGGAGGTCACCGAGCCATTGTCGCTCACGTCCGACCGCTTTGCCCGAGTCGAGCCGGCTGGCGAGCCCCGGATGGGGGGCTACAGGTCGACGCCGGCGAGCACGAGCACCCGCTCGTAGGTGAAATCCGCCATGGCGTAGCGCAGCCCCTCACGGCCCACACCGGACGCCTTGGCGCCGCCGTAGGGCATCTGGTCGGCCCGGAACGACGGCACGTCGCCGATGACCACGCCGCCCATCTCCAGGTCGCGGTGGGCCCGGAACGCGGTCTGCAGGTCGTGGGTGAACACGCCGGCCTGCAGGCCGAACCGGCTGTCGTTCACCAGCTCCACCGCCTCGTCGAACCCGTCGACGGCGCGGACCACCATGACCGGCCCGAACACCTCCTCGGTGGAGCAGCGGGCGTGATCGGGGACGTCGACCAGCACGGTGGGGGCGAAGCTGGCGCCGTCCCTCGTGCCGCCGGTGAGCACCTTCGCGCCGGCGGCCACCGCCTCGTCGACCCAGGCCTCCACCCGTCGGGCGGCGTCGTCGGAGACGAGCGGGCCGACCTCGGTGTCCGGGTCTGAGGGGTCGCCCACAACGAGCGACGCGACCTTCGCCACGATCGCGTCGAGCATCCGGTCGTGGACGGCGCAGTCGACGAGGACCCGCTGCACCGAGATGCAGGACTGGCCAGCCTGGTAGTTCGCGAACACGGCGATCCGGCTGGCCGCCCAGTCGATGTCGTCGTCCGAGGCGTAGTCGGCGCACACGACCGCAGCCGCGTTGCCGCCCAGCTCCAGCGTCACGTGCTTGCGCGGGACGGCGGCCTGGATGGCGTACCCCACCGGCTCGGAGCCGGTGAACGAGATGACCGGCAGCCGCGGGTCGGCCACCAGCGCGGGCATGACGTCGTTCGGCACCGGGAGCACCGACCACAGGCCGGCCGGC includes these proteins:
- the dxr gene encoding 1-deoxy-D-xylulose-5-phosphate reductoisomerase — encoded protein: MSDNGSVTSRRDVVLLGSTGSIGTQAVDVVRRNPDRFRVVGLAAGGGSPASVDLLAEQALELDVDVVAVARPTVARDLQNALYAAATAHGWERGMARLPKVLAGSDATAELAAWPADVVLNGLPGAAGLAATLAALDAGHTLALANKESLIIGGPLVKQRAKPGQIVPVDSEHSALAQCLRCGRADEVRRLVLTASGGPFRGRSRAELAGVTPEQALAHPTWSMGPLVTVNSATLVNKGLELIEAHLLFDVPLDAIEVVVHPQSIVHSMVEFTDGSTLAQASPPDMRLPIALGLGWPDRVPEAVPSCDWTTAARWEFFPLDEEAFPAVALARAAGRAGGVAPAVYNGADEVAVAAFLAGALPFTGIVDTVARVLEEHITRPVAAGNDLTFDDVMEADAWARSRAREITVMTGRVTA
- a CDS encoding aldehyde dehydrogenase family protein; translated protein: MTDTSDAAATAFWVAGRPATGEDTLEVTHPYDGSLVGTVSVPTADQVEQAVAAAHAVRGEAARLSAAARATALQHVSRRLTERCEEVARLITAENGKPLRWARAEVARAASTFRWAAEEARRFSGEMQRLDTEVGAEGRLGLVRRFPKGPVLGIAPFNFPLNLVAHKVAPAIAVGAPIIVKPAPATPLSALLLGEILAETDLPAGLWSVLPVPNDVMPALVADPRLPVISFTGSEPVGYAIQAAVPRKHVTLELGGNAAAVVCADYASDDDIDWAASRIAVFANYQAGQSCISVQRVLVDCAVHDRMLDAIVAKVASLVVGDPSDPDTEVGPLVSDDAARRVEAWVDEAVAAGAKVLTGGTRDGASFAPTVLVDVPDHARCSTEEVFGPVMVVRAVDGFDEAVELVNDSRFGLQAGVFTHDLQTAFRAHRDLEMGGVVIGDVPSFRADQMPYGGAKASGVGREGLRYAMADFTYERVLVLAGVDL